The genomic stretch TTAAGTAATACACATGGTGACTATAAGGCCATAACGTAGCATTAACACTGGGCATGACACCGACATTATTACCGGCAACAAACTGAGCTTGCTCTTGCTGGGCAATAAAATAAAACTGATTATTACTGACTTCACCCATGTCAGGATTAAGACCAGTGATCGGTACCGGGTCGCCCTCTAAAAATTTAACCTGTAACACCTCGGAGTCATTCACCGCATTAGTGACACAGTTCATGGCATTGCCATTTTGCGTGAATACCGCGGTTATTGGTCTAAAATCTGCCGGCTGATTATTGGGGAAGCTGCCATTGTTGATGCTTCCTGCGCAGTCATTGCCTGGGTTATTAGGTGCGATTTGATTATCTTCGGTAAAGCCTTCGTCATAGAAGGTCCCCCAAAACCCCACCTGCTCAATATCGCGACGTAAAATCGACAACGCCAAGCGGCCCTTTTCTTGTAGCTCGCCAATGCTCATGGTGTCGTTGGTGGTGGCTTTCATACCAACATAAGTGGCAATCACCCCACCAAGCAACAAGATACCAATGAACATGGCAATCATCAGCTCTAATAAAGTAAATCCAAGTGCTTTTCTCATGGCTGCCCCCGCAACAGCAAGAAAGTTTCCATTACCACCGCCCTGCGTCTATCATCATTGACACCACAGCTGCCTGCAGGGTTATCGTCTGCTGCGGTCATTTCTTGTCGGCCTCGCCAAGTGACAATGACTTCGACATTAACGCCATTGGTGCTGGTGGTGGGATTAATACACACGGTGGCATTGTCTAACGAGCCGCTTCTTTCTCGAGCTCGAATGGCGTGTTGCCAATTAATGATGTCAGTTTGAGCAACTTCTTCGGCACTACAAAAGTCACTATAGCACTTCTCCTTGGCAGGCACAGTGTCATCACTGGTGAATTCGACGTCATATAAATCGACGACATTATTGGCGTCGTTATTACGCATTCGGTGTAAAATATCACTGGCCAACTCCACCGCAGCAGCACGCTGCAATGAGTCAAAACTCGCTTGCTTGGCTTTGGCCTGTAATGCCACGGCCCCCAGCAAGCCAAAGCTTAAGATCATAAAGGCAATCAGCACTTCTAAGAGCGTGAAGCCATTGTCTTTGCAGGTATTCCGCATTGCTTACTCTTACTTACTATTGTCTAATTATAAGTCTACTGCGTGTTGCAGCAGATACAAGATTGCCGGGTATGAAAGGTCGAATAACGGAATAAGCGGTCAGTAGGACACGGTCAGTAGGATACGGTCGGTAGGACACGGTCGGTAGGACACGGTCGGTAGGACACGGTCAGTACGACAAGACTTGCTTAAGCTCTTTAAATGCTCTGCGGCTCACCTCGATTGGCTCAGCCATGTCTGCTAATTTCACATAGTGCTGCTGCCCTTTTGCATTCAACGCTTGAATGGCCTTACGCTTAACTAAGGTACTGCGATGCACTTGGACAAAGTAGTTAGGGTACTTTTTCAGTAAGTTTTTCAACGAGTGATCCACTAACACCTGTTTGCCACACGCTAAGGTAAGCTTACTGTATTTGCCATCGGCTTGCGCCACCACAACCGAATCTAGTTGTAACTGGCGCAGCTCAGTGCCCACCTGATAACGAATAAGTTCGCTAGTTGGAAAAATGGTAGTGAGTAATGTCGCGAGCTTATCTGCCGCCAAGGGTTTGACCAAGTAGCCGTTGGCGTGCAGTTCGAAAGCTTGTAAAGCAAACTCAGGATGAGCGGTGAGAAACACCAGCTTCATTCGCGGGAAATATTGTCGTAACTGCTGAGCAAAGCTCACGCCGTCTTGCCCTGGCATTGAAATATCGATGAATACAAGCGCTACTGAATGGCGCTCAAGAAACCCCTCGGCTTCCTCGGCACTGCCTGCTTCGCCAACACATAAAAATCCCTGATGCTCAGACATCATTCTCTTTACACGAGCTCTGGCTAACGGTTCATCGTCGACGACAAGGTAGTTAATGGTCATGATGACAGCGGGATCTTAAAGTGCACAATAAAACTATCTTGTTGTGGCTGCGCGGTAAAGTCAACCGCCTGACCATACTGTAAATGCAGCCTACGACGAATGTTATCCAGGCCTATGCCATGACCTTGGTGGGCGAGCGGCAGCTCGGGATTAAAGCTATTTTTAACGCTGATACACAGCATTGCCGCGTTTATTGCTATCGTTACTTCGATATCGGCACCGTTAGGGCTCGGCTCGACACCATGGATCACTGCATTTTCTAGTAGAGGTTGCAGTATTAAACTAGGAATACGTTGTTCATCAAGCCCCGATTCCACCTGCCACGTCACCCGTAACCGCTCAGCAAAACGCCACTTTTCTAATTCTATATAAGATTGACACAGTGCAATTTCATGGTTGAGTGTGACTGCAGCTTTGTTGGCCATGGCAGCTTTTGATAATTCAGCCAAATTCAGTGCGGCCTGCTCCGCCGCTTTGCTATCCACGTGGCAGAGCTCAGCCACCATATTTAATGCGTTATATAAAAAGTGCGGTCGGATCCGTGCTTGTAAAGCGATTAACTCAGCCTCAGATAGCGCTTGGACATTGCCAATGTTATCTCTATAAATCGCTAAAAAATGCACAAATAAGGTTATCACAGCAATACAAATTGCCATATTGCGGCCCACGTCTAGAGTAAAGCTGCTGTCATCAATAAAGCCGAGCAACGCAAAAACAATAGGCACCACTAGGCTGGTTATAGCGCTACAGCTTACAAACACACTGATCACTAAAATGGCTTCTTGCCAATCCGGTAAACGTTCACAGAAACGCTTTAACAGCGACAATATGGCCAGTGCACAAAACGCGGTAAAATGAATAAATAAACTGGTGAGACCGAGGGATTGCCAAAATGGCATATTGCCTGCGAGGGTGTAGATAAAGGCTAGAAGCTGCGAGGTGACCAGCAGTGCTAGCACACCTCGCTCATTTAATAATGCAGATAACAACCGAATAGACGTTGCCATCGGCTCAGCTCACTACCTGAGCTCAACTGGAACGGCAAATACGACGTTCTCTTCTTGGCCTGGGTTTTCTACCACCTCTTGACCACCAAGATCTTTAAGGCGAGAAATAACTTGTTGCACCAAGACTTCTGGCGCCGATGCTCCGGCAGTAACGCCAACTTTAGCGACTTTGTCGAACCAGCTTTGGTCAATTGAGCTGGCGTCATCAATTAGATGAGCTTGAGTTCCCATCTTCACTGCCAGTTCACGCAAGCGGTTTGAGTTAGAGCTATTTTTTGCCCCCACAACCAGCAGTAAGTCGACTTTATCGGCCAAGTCGCGTACCGCATCTTGACGGTTTTGCGTGGCGTAGCAAATATCGTCTTTACGCGGGCCACTGATGTTAGGAAACTTAGCACGTAAGGCATCGATAACATCTGCGGTGTCATCCACAGACAAGGTAGTTTGACTGCAATAAAAAAGGTTATCAGGATTCTTTACTTGCAGCTTAGCCACGTCCTCAGGTTGTTCTACCAAGTAGATCCCGCCTTCAGCGTTATCATACTGGCCCATGGTACCTTCAACTTCCGGATGACCATTATGACCAATCAGAACACACTCTATGCCTTTGCGGCTCGCGCGAGTGACTTCCATATGCACTTTTGTAACCAACGGGCAGGTAGCATCGAACACTTTTAACTCGCGACGCTTGGCTTCATTACGCACTTGTTGAGAAACCCCATGGGCGCTAAAAATAACAATGCTGTCGTCAGGCACTTCATCGAGCTCTTCAACAAACACTGCGCCACGTGATTTCAGGCCATCCACAACGTATTTGTTATGTACCACTTCGTGACGTACGTAAATAGGTGCAGTGAAAATATCCAGTGCGCGTTCGACAATACTAATCGCACGGTCGACCCCAGCACAAAAGCCTCTTGGATTGGCCAGCAAAATCTCCATTAGTTTTTCACCTCAAGGATTTCCACTTCAAATGTCACTCTTTGCCCTGCTAAAGGGTGATTAAAATCAATGGTCACAGAGTCACCAGCAACCTCTCTCACCAAACCAGGCAGCTCCGTACCATCCGGTTGAGTAAAAGCGATAATGGTGCCAACCTCAGCTGGGGTGTCGGCGCCAAATTTGCTTCTATCGACGTAATAAATATTATCTGGGTTAGGCTGCCCAAAGGCATCTTCTGGCGCCAGCTCAAATGACTTTTCGTCACCGGCCTGCAGCCCTAATAAACACTTTTCAAAGTTCTCTGTGAGGCTACCATCGCCCATAAATAACTTTGCTGGTTTATTGTGGACTTTAGTTGAGTCAGCAGCCGAGCCATCTTCCAATTTGATAGAAAAGTGGAACAATACTTCCGATTTTGCTCCAATAACTTGTTCACTCACGAATTTTTCTCCTGTGGCTGATCACCACTGGTAAATGCATCGAAAATTAGTAGTGCAGCACCGCCTACAATCGCCATGTCTGCTATGTTAAAGGCTGGATAATGCCAATCTTGGTAGTAAAAATGCAAAAAGTCGATGACGTAACCATGGATGATCCTGTCATACAAATTGCCTACCGCACCACCTAATACCATCGCGTAAGCCATGCCGAGCTTCCAGTTTGAAGCAGGCAGTTTGCGTAACCAAAATACTAAAAGGGTGCTAATAACGATGGCAATGGCACTTAGAAAGTAACGTTGCCAACCACCGGCATCACTTAAAAAACTGAACGCCGCACCATAGTTATGCATGTAGGTTAGGTTAAAAATTGGCAGGATGTCGATAGACTCATACAGCTTCATCTCAGCCATCACTAGTGCTTTTGTCAGGTAGTCTACTGCAAACAGCAGTAGACTTAACCACAACCACACTAGACCACTTTTGCGTGTCGTTTGTGTCACGTTTTACTCCTAGGCAAATTGGCGCTGCTCGCCTTCGCCTTCAACGTTACTAATACAGCGGCCACAAATGTCTTGATGCTGTTCATGCTGACCAACATCATCACAATAATGCCAACAACGCTCACACTTTTGTGCGTCAGTCGCTGCAACCTGGATGAACAGTCCTTCAACCTCCGAAGCCACAGTGCCGTCAGGCTGACTGTCTACCACTTCAACCTTTGCTTTTGAAGTCAGTAATACGAAACGCAATTCTTCACCGATCGCATTGAGCTGCTCAGCTAAGTCGCTGCCTGTGTATAGGGTTACTTCTGCTTGCAAAGTGGCACCAATCACCTCTTCTTTACGAGCATTTTCTAATACGCGGTTAACTTCGTCACGCACAGCAAGCAGGTTTTGCCAGTAGTCATTGTCTAATGAACCGGTAGTCGCCCCCTCAATGGCATCGTACCAAGTATCAGCAAACACAAAGTCGCCACGTTCACCTGGTAGTACTTGCCAAATCTCTTGGGCTGTGAAGCTCATGATCGGTGCCATCCAACGAGTCATGGCTTCTGCAATATGGTACAAGGCAGACTGACATGAACGGCGGGCATGACTGTCACTTTTCGCAGTGTATTGGCGATCTTTGATCACATCTAAGTAGAAAGAGCCCAGCTCACCAGTACAGAAGTTCATCAGCTTTTGTGTCACTTGTAACATCTGATACTTGTCGTAAGCTGCGGTGATTTCTGTTTGTAATTGCGCAGCACGGGAAACGATCCAGCGATCCAACTCAACCATGTCTTCAATAGCAACCAGATCGGTTTTCGGATCAAAACCACTTAAGTTCGCCAACAAGTAGCGGCTGGTATTACGAATACGGCGGTAGCGGTCTGCAGAGCGCTTGAAGATTTCATCCGACACCGTCATTTCAGCGCTGTAATCACTTGAAGCCACCCATAAGCGCAGGATATCAGCGCCCAGCTTATTCATCACGTCTTGCGGCGAGATCACATTACCCAGTGATTTTGACATCTTGCGGCCATTTTCATCCACAGTGAAGCCATGGGTAAGGACTTGTTTGTAAGGTGCATGGCCATTAATCGCCACCGACGTCATCATCGATGACATAAACCAACCACGGTGTTGGTCAGAGCCTTCCAAGTAAAGGTCCGCCGGCCCGCTCAGTTCTTCGCGAGCATCCACAACACAGGCGTGGGTAACACCAGAATCAAACCAAACATCAAGGGTATCTTGTACTTTAATGTATTGCTCAGCATCAGCTTCGCTTAGCAAAGTACTTGGCTCGAGGTCATACCAAGCTTGAATGCCTTTTTCTTCCACCAACTTGGCGACGGCTTCAATCAAAGACTCGGTATCTGGGTGTAAATTACCGGTGTCTTTGTCAACAAATAAAGCAATTGGCACACCCCAAGTACGTTGACGTGAAATACACCAGTCAGGACGACCTTCAACCATGTTGGCAATACGGCTTTCGCCCCACTCAGGTAGCCATTGTGTCTTTTTAATTTCGTTCAGTGAATCGGCACGCAGATTCGCTTGATCCATGCTAACGAACCACTGTGGTGTGGCACGGAAGATAATCGGTGTTTTATGGCGCCAACAATGAGGGTAACTGTGCGTTAGCGCTTTATGACGTAGCAAGGCGCCCTTCTCAGTCAGTACCTCGATAACATTATCGTTGGCTTTAAATACGTGCTGGCCTGCAAACAGCGGTGTGTCAGGTAAGTAAACGCCATTAGCCCCTACTGGGTTTGCCACTTCAAGGCCATAATCTAGACCGGCACTGAAGTCTTCCTGACCGTGTCCTGGAGCGGTATGTACGATACCGGTACCTGAATCAGTGGTGACATGCTCACCAAGAATAACGGGGACATCAAAATCATAGAATGGGTGACCCACACGGAGGTTTTCGAGTGCTTCACCTTTGACATAACCCAGCACGTGGTAATGCTTAAAGCCAAAGCGGTCAACTGCGTCGTTTACCAGCTCTGAGCCCAGCACTAAGCGCTGCTCTTGGCCTTCGTCTTCAATTTGTACCAAGGCGTACTCAAGGCCACCATGCACGGCAACCGCGCGGTTAGCAGGCAGAGTCCACGGTGTGGTGGTCCAAATTGCTGTGCTTACTTGGCCTTTGCCTTCATGCCCTGCTGCCAAATCAAAAGCAGCGATTACCGCGGCTTGATCAACAAAGGTAAACTTAACATCGATAGCAGGTGACTGTTTATCTTGGTATTCTACTTCGGCTTCTGCCAAGGCTGATCCGCAATCTGTACACCAATGCACCGGCTTAGCGCCTTTGTGCAGGTGACCATTTTTGATGATGCGGCCTAATACACGAATGGCATTGGCTTCAAAGTCAAAGTTCATGGTCAAATACGGCTTGTCCCAATCGCCTAACACACCTAAACGTTTAAAGTCTGTTTTTTGCCCTTCAACTTGCTTTTTCGCGTATTCACGGCACTTTTCACGGAACTCAGCAACCGATACTTTTTTGCCAGGCTTACCGACTTTCTTTTCTACTTGCAGTTCAATAGGCAAACCATGACAGTCCCAGCCAGGCACGTAAGGTGCATCAAAATCGGCAAGGGTTTTAGATTTAATAATAATGTCTTTGAGGATTTTATTTACTGAGTGACCAAGGTGAATATTACCATTTGCATACGGAGGACCGTCATGCAAAATAAATGGCTTTTTACCTTGTTTCGCTGTGCGGATCTGACCATAAAGATCAGCTTCATACCATTTTTTTAGCATCTTTGGTTCGCGTTGCGCCAAATTACCACGCATCGGAAACTCGGTTTCCGGAAGATTTAAAGTATGTTTGTAGTCGCTCATTTATCCTACTTTCCGTATCGGCTACGTTAAAGAAAAACACTGTTTAGCTGCGCTAACATCGCGGCTGATTTGCTCTGTAAGCTGAGACAGTGTTTCGAATTTTTGTTCATCGCGAAGCTTTTCTATGAGCTCCACTTTCATAAATTGACCATAAATGGTCTCACTAAAGTTAAACAGGTGAACTTCTAATAAAGCTTTAGTCCCATTTAACGTCGGTTTGTTACCTACATTGGCAACACCGTAATAACTCTGTTGCTTCACGGTCGCTTTCACTGCATACACCCCTTTAACCGGACTAACCTGCCGTTTAAGGGCGATATTGGCCGTGCGAAAACCCAGCTCTCTGCCTTTTTTCCAACCATGAATGACACGGCCTGATATAGCATAAGTATGACCTAGCATTTCGTGAGCTTGGTTCAAGTCGCCAACCGCTAAGGCTTGGCGTACTAATGTGCTACTGACACGGCAATCTTGCTTGCGAAAACTGGCCGTATCTTTCACTTTCATACCCAAGGGCTCGCCCACTCGCTTTAGCATGGCAAAGTCCCCGGCGCGCTCACGGCCGAAACGAAAATCGTCGCCGACGGTCAATGCCTTAGTGCCAAGCTTAGCAACTAACACCTGTTTTATAAATTGCTCTGCATCTTGCGCGGCAAATTTACGGTTAAAGTTAACGCAAATAACCCGCTCAATTCCAAGCTCTTTTAATAACACCAGTTTATCGCGCAGTCGCGTTAACCTGGCAGGTGCTCGGTCTTTGGCAAAAAACTCAAGCGGCTGTGGCTCAAACAACATCACCGTACTCGGCAATTGGTAGTGCTTTGCGTCGCTTATGAGCCCCTTCAAAACCTCTACATGTCCAAGATGAACTCCGTCAAAGTTTCCAATCGTCAACACGCAACCGAAATGATGCGGTCGAATATTATGGATCCCTCGGATTAGTTGCATAGTGCTCGTGCCTTTGTGCAGCAAATATCAAAGAGCCCGATTATACCCAAGTTAGTTGAAAATGCGAATCAAGCCTCTTTGATTGTGTGTAATCTAATACCCAAGCAGTAAAGTAAACCAAAGTAGCTCACCATTGCCACCGCCATTAGGCCGCTAAGCAGTGTAATTTGATCCACTAAGCTCCAGCTAAGCCAAGCGAACTGAATGCTGAGATAATACACTCCAGTGGCCATGCACAGAGCAGCAAAAAGACATTTAAAGGTAAACTGTAATGAAAAGGCGCTGAACTGATAAACCTGTTGCTGTGATAACCTGCGGTATAATAGCCAAGCATTGCACGAAGCCGACAGCGAGGTGGCCAGTGCTAACCCCAAATAGCCAATAAATGGCGCTAAAATCAAATTAAACACCATGTTTAAAACCATGGTGATAATTCCAATTCTTACTGGGGTTTTGGTGTCTTGACGAGCATAAAACCCCGGCGCCAACACCTTAATCAACATAAAGCTCAATAAGCCGACGGAGTATGCTGCAACTCCCATGCTCACCTTGTCTATGTTATCTGCATTTTGTGACACAAACTCACCGTGGCCGAACAGCACCGCAATAATCAGTGGGCTAATCACCATTAGACCCAGCATGGCCGGCAAACCAAGAAAAATAACGAACCTCACTCCCCAGTCTAGCGTTTTTTGAAAGTCCTGCAGCTTTTGCCCTGCGTGCAACTTAGACAGTGCCGGTAAAATCACCGTAGCAATACCGATACCAAACAAGCCTAATGGAAATTCAATTAAGCGGTCTGAGTAATACAACCAAGCAATGGAGCCGGTAACTAAAAAAGAAGCAATCACCGTATCAAGCAGCAGGTTAATTTGACTTACCGACACCCCAAACATGGCGGGGATCATCAGTTTTCTTACTTTGCTAATTTCCGGGCTATGCCATGCAAACTTGGGCCGGCTTAGAACCTTAAGCCGCAATAAGAAAGGCAACTGAAACAGTAACTGCACCACGCCACCGATAAATACGCCCAGCGCCAACGCATAGGCCCCCTCGCTAAAGGTATCGTGCAGTAAAATAGCGCAAGAGATAATGGCCACGTTCAGCAACACAGGAGTAAACGCTGCGGCTGCAAAGCGGTTGTAAACATTGAGTACAGCGCCACTGAGCGCAACCAAAGAAATAAAAAATAAATAGGGAAAGGTTAATTTCAATAGTGCGCTGGCTAAAACAAACTTTTCAGCATCCCCGCCACCTTGCCACCAATCAATAAACCAGCTGGTGCCAAACAGTGCTGCAATCACTGGTGAGCCAATGACCCCAAGCAAGGTCACTAGCAGTAAAATGGTTCCTAGCGTACCTGCCGCTTGAGCCACAAAAATACGCACCTTATCGTCACCGTGTTGCTCTTTTATTTCAGACAGCACTGGCACGAAGGCTTGGGCAAACGCCCCTTCGGCGAATAGTCGACGTAAAAAGTTAGGAATGCGGTTGGCAAACAAAAAAACGTCCGCGGCGAGCCCTGCACCGAGTAAATTGGCCACCACGGCATCGCGAACCAGTCCCAAAATACGCGATATCATGGTCATGGCACTGACAATCATGCCTGATTTAAATAACCCTTTTGCCACCTTAACTCCTTAATTCTGTGAATTGCGGCAAATTATGCCACAGACACAGCGCATTTAGCACTAGGCGCAGTCTTTCAGCTTTGCTACAATAGCGCCATTAACTGAGGTATGCCGATTTCACTTGTGGGATCTTGGGCTAATACCGATTCGCTTAATTAAGTGGTCCATTTGAGGCAAGAAAATTCTGTCGATAACAAGGCTAAAATTTTGCTATTTAGTTGTTCTAAATAAGAAATTTTTAACGCAGTTAGCGTCAAATTTACTCCCTCAAATTGAGCAAGTATTAATGCGGATTGGTATAATACTTTAGTTCAAACCTGAGATGTTCAAGGCACTTAGAGAGGAATTCTTCCTCACATAATAAGTATCTGTTGGGATATTACGGGTGTACTTAATCCAAGACTGCGATGGTTGCTTTCGCGATAAGCCAAGCCTTTCACAGTCAGGTTAAGGATAGAGAATAACCCAAGTGGTATCTTGGGTAATGAACATTAGGCCGCGCTTGTTAATTTTTGATTGACTTTTGCGATTAAAACAGGCATATTCCTCGGCCTTTAAATTAAGCTTATTTTAAGATTGTTAGGAGCAAACCTTGGCTAACATCAAGTCTGCAAAAAAACGCGCTATCACTAGCGAAAAGCGTCGCAAGCACAACGCAAGCCGTCGTTCAATGATGCGTACATACTTCAAAAAAGTAATCGCTGCTATTGAAGCTGGTGATAAAGAAGCTGCAACTCAAGCATTTGCAGTTGCAACACCTATCCTAGACCGTTACGCAACTAAGGGTCTAATCCACAAAAACAAAGCTGCTCGTCATAAGAGCCGCCTAGCTGCTAAAATCAAAGCGCTTTAATTTGTTGCTGGATTGAAAAAACCGACGTTAAGTCGGTTTTTTTATGCCTAAAATTCACCCCACCGACAAGCTCTTTGTCTGCAGGGCTATATCTATTCTGAGCATTATGCTATTTCTAAGTCTGGATAGAACTTTTTCAGCATGGCGGCAATTTTTTTCGGTGAAAATGGCTTAACCACAAACCCCTTAGCACCACGCTCAATGGCGTCTTTGACGTTGTCCACCGTGGAGTGAGCCGATACCATGACGACATTGATGTTGGGGTTGATATCATTTAAGGTCGCGATCAGCTCTTTGCCATCACCGTCGGGTAACTCTATGTCTAAAAAAACAATATCAAAATGTTCTTCTTCACAAGACTTTACACACTGTGTTGCGGTTGACGCCTCCTTAACATGATCGATGCCAAGATGCATGAGGGTTTGATGCAAAAAGCTGCGAACTGTTCCTACATCATCAACAATTAAAATCGAGATACTTTGATCCATAGTCCTTTCCCGTAGGCTGTCGTGTAAAAGTGCGCTATTATATTCAGCATAGAAGCATTATAGAGACCTGCAACTAAAAGGCTACTTTAAGCATGGCAAAACCATCAAAAAAACAATCGCTTTTAGGCCAAACTCAGCCACCTAAAAAAAAGCGCCCCAGCAACAGTAAAAACCGCCGACCTTCACCTCAGCAAGCCGCTGCAATGAGAGCACAACAAGCTGCCGCCTTGCAAGCACAACAGGCTGCAGTGGAGTCAGAGAAGCCCAAAAGTAAAACAAAATGGCTAGTTGCTGCTGTTTTAGCTGTTGTGTTTATACTGTTCCCCAAGCCTCAGTTAATTACCTATGAAAAGCTTGGTTTAGTGGCTGAAAGTGTATACTGGCCAGGGCTGCCAGGGGTTAGCCCAATGCTATTTGATTCTAACCTGCATGCCAAATCTGCCCTGGATCGCAACACCCTTTACCTGTGCTACGATTTACAAAACCCAGACAGCTGTCAAAAGTATAAAATCATCAAACAACAAGGTTTTATGGCGGCCATGATGAAGCTGGTATCAGGCTAGCAGATAACAACTGACAAGCCATAAAAACACTAAGAGGTGATATCGCATTGCCTCTCCCCCTCTATTTTCCTTACGACAACCATTAGCAGCCCCTTATTACTCTCTCTGCTATTAACAGCCACTCACCACACTTCCTATATGGCGCCTTTCTCTTTTCGAGCAAGAGGAAAAACTTACACCTGCAGTGTTACTTCCTTAACAAGGGTATCCAATTCTTATAGCAATCCGCTTAATTAAGTGGTCTATTTGAGGCAAGAAGGTGGCTTAGAGAAACTTGCAAACTAGCACAGTGGGTGGGGCTCGAATCGAACCGCCGCCCCACCCGGCGTGACAGGCCGCTATTTCCTGAGGCAAGAGTTAACCAACTGAACTACCATGCTTTCTAACGCACACTTACAAGCGCATACGCGACAAAAAAAAGATTTAATAAGGTTATTTAGTAGAGGTTTTTTGAGTAAGTTTGCTTGGAGATGTTTGCAAACTGGCGGGGTGGACGGGACTCGAATCGAAGCGTCGAACCGCCGCGACCCCCGGCGTGACAGGCCGCTATTCCCTAAGGCAAGAGTTAACCAACTGAACTACCATGCTTTCTAACGCACTCTTACAAACGCATACGCGAAAAAATAGAGTGATTTAATGAGGTGATTTAATAGAGACATTTGGAATAAGTTTGCTTGAAGGAATTTGCAAACTGGCGGAGTGGACGGGACTCGAATCGAAGCGTCGAACCGCCGCGACCACCGGCGTGACAGGCCGCTATTTCCTAAGGCAAGAGTTAAACAACTGAACTACCACGTTTTATAATGTTCGTAAAAAATAAAAAGGAAATACAATAAGAAAATTACGTGGAGATGTTTGGAATAAGATTGCTTGGAAGCAATTTGCAAACTGGCGGAGTGGACGGGACTCGAATCGAAGCGTCGAACCGCCGCGACCACCGGCGTGACAGGCCGGTATTTCCTAAGGCAAGAGTTAAACAACTGAACTACCACGTTTTATAATGTTCGTAAAAAATAAAAAGGAAATACAATAAGAAAATTACGTGGAGATGTTTGGAATAAGATTGCTTGGAAGCAATTTGCAAACTGGCGGAGTGGACGGGACTCGAACCCGCGACCCCCGGCGTGACAGGCCGGTATTCTAACCAACTGAACTACCACTCCGCAGTGATAGATTTGCAAGATATCTTAATGGCGGAGTGGACGGGACTCGAACCCGCGACCCCCGGCGTGACAGGCCGGTATTCTAACCAACTGAACTACCACTCCGCAGAGATATCTTAATGACATTATTTTACTCGTTTTAGTGTTGGCGGAGTGGACGGGACTCGAACCCGCGACCCCCGGCGTGACAGGCCGGTATTCTAACCAACTGAACTACCACTCCAGCGAGTAAACAAGCTGTCATAAAGCTTGAATATAGTAATGCGAGATATTGGCGGAGTGGACGGGACTCGAACCCGCGACCCCCGGCGT from Pseudoalteromonas sp. UG3-2 encodes the following:
- the lspA gene encoding signal peptidase II; its protein translation is MTQTTRKSGLVWLWLSLLLFAVDYLTKALVMAEMKLYESIDILPIFNLTYMHNYGAAFSFLSDAGGWQRYFLSAIAIVISTLLVFWLRKLPASNWKLGMAYAMVLGGAVGNLYDRIIHGYVIDFLHFYYQDWHYPAFNIADMAIVGGAALLIFDAFTSGDQPQEKNS
- the ispH gene encoding 4-hydroxy-3-methylbut-2-enyl diphosphate reductase, with amino-acid sequence MEILLANPRGFCAGVDRAISIVERALDIFTAPIYVRHEVVHNKYVVDGLKSRGAVFVEELDEVPDDSIVIFSAHGVSQQVRNEAKRRELKVFDATCPLVTKVHMEVTRASRKGIECVLIGHNGHPEVEGTMGQYDNAEGGIYLVEQPEDVAKLQVKNPDNLFYCSQTTLSVDDTADVIDALRAKFPNISGPRKDDICYATQNRQDAVRDLADKVDLLLVVGAKNSSNSNRLRELAVKMGTQAHLIDDASSIDQSWFDKVAKVGVTAGASAPEVLVQQVISRLKDLGGQEVVENPGQEENVVFAVPVELR
- the fkpB gene encoding FKBP-type peptidyl-prolyl cis-trans isomerase; amino-acid sequence: MSEQVIGAKSEVLFHFSIKLEDGSAADSTKVHNKPAKLFMGDGSLTENFEKCLLGLQAGDEKSFELAPEDAFGQPNPDNIYYVDRSKFGADTPAEVGTIIAFTQPDGTELPGLVREVAGDSVTIDFNHPLAGQRVTFEVEILEVKN
- the pilV gene encoding type IV pilus modification protein PilV, yielding MRNTCKDNGFTLLEVLIAFMILSFGLLGAVALQAKAKQASFDSLQRAAAVELASDILHRMRNNDANNVVDLYDVEFTSDDTVPAKEKCYSDFCSAEEVAQTDIINWQHAIRARERSGSLDNATVCINPTTSTNGVNVEVIVTWRGRQEMTAADDNPAGSCGVNDDRRRAVVMETFLLLRGQP
- a CDS encoding sensor histidine kinase is translated as MATSIRLLSALLNERGVLALLVTSQLLAFIYTLAGNMPFWQSLGLTSLFIHFTAFCALAILSLLKRFCERLPDWQEAILVISVFVSCSAITSLVVPIVFALLGFIDDSSFTLDVGRNMAICIAVITLFVHFLAIYRDNIGNVQALSEAELIALQARIRPHFLYNALNMVAELCHVDSKAAEQAALNLAELSKAAMANKAAVTLNHEIALCQSYIELEKWRFAERLRVTWQVESGLDEQRIPSLILQPLLENAVIHGVEPSPNGADIEVTIAINAAMLCISVKNSFNPELPLAHQGHGIGLDNIRRRLHLQYGQAVDFTAQPQQDSFIVHFKIPLSS
- a CDS encoding PilW family protein produces the protein MRKALGFTLLELMIAMFIGILLLGGVIATYVGMKATTNDTMSIGELQEKGRLALSILRRDIEQVGFWGTFYDEGFTEDNQIAPNNPGNDCAGSINNGSFPNNQPADFRPITAVFTQNGNAMNCVTNAVNDSEVLQVKFLEGDPVPITGLNPDMGEVSNNQFYFIAQQEQAQFVAGNNVGVMPSVNATLWPYSHHVYYLSEETQMINNRSLTIPVLRRQRLRVGGMSDELVIEGVERIRFVYGLDTDYDGRIDQYRNTNSMSLGDWGNTRGILSLQMFVLVRALEPDPSFGVKSRTYILGNDNAADTERTFTFTDSFRRTVFTTTVSMYNMGDSSWSI
- a CDS encoding LytR/AlgR family response regulator transcription factor, translating into MTINYLVVDDEPLARARVKRMMSEHQGFLCVGEAGSAEEAEGFLERHSVALVFIDISMPGQDGVSFAQQLRQYFPRMKLVFLTAHPEFALQAFELHANGYLVKPLAADKLATLLTTIFPTSELIRYQVGTELRQLQLDSVVVAQADGKYSKLTLACGKQVLVDHSLKNLLKKYPNYFVQVHRSTLVKRKAIQALNAKGQQHYVKLADMAEPIEVSRRAFKELKQVLSY